From the genome of Oscillatoria sp. FACHB-1407, one region includes:
- a CDS encoding HAD hydrolase-like protein produces MPRIQLVVCDMAGTTVQDQQEVERCFLAAADRTGLEIRSEQLLAMMGLSKKWVFETLWAEQIGSDHPSYNAQVEASFAQFKTLLEDHYSTQHVLPTEGCLELFTWLKHQGIKIALTTGFYRQVTNIILQRLGWHEGLNENYVGNEQSIIQASITPSEIFAEEGRPAPFMIQKAMYRLGITDSKCVVNIGDTPADLKSGINANCLFSWGVTNGTHTREQLAEHPNDGLFDSLLDIQKKLTNLSL; encoded by the coding sequence ATGCCCCGGATTCAACTTGTAGTTTGTGATATGGCAGGCACCACTGTTCAAGATCAACAGGAGGTCGAGCGTTGCTTTCTTGCAGCTGCCGATCGCACTGGATTAGAGATTCGTTCTGAGCAACTACTTGCCATGATGGGGTTATCAAAAAAATGGGTATTTGAGACTCTCTGGGCAGAGCAGATTGGCTCTGATCATCCCAGTTATAACGCGCAAGTAGAAGCGTCATTTGCCCAATTCAAGACTTTATTAGAAGACCACTACAGTACGCAGCATGTCCTCCCAACGGAGGGGTGTCTGGAACTATTTACATGGCTTAAGCACCAGGGCATCAAAATTGCGTTGACCACGGGGTTTTATCGTCAAGTCACTAACATTATTTTGCAGCGGTTAGGGTGGCATGAAGGATTAAACGAAAACTATGTTGGCAATGAACAATCCATCATCCAGGCTTCCATCACTCCCTCAGAAATCTTTGCAGAAGAGGGTAGACCTGCCCCCTTCATGATTCAAAAAGCGATGTATCGATTGGGCATTACTGACTCTAAGTGTGTGGTCAATATTGGTGATACTCCTGCTGATTTAAAGTCAGGGATCAATGCCAACTGTCTCTTTTCGTGGGGAGTTACTAATGGCACGCATACCCGTGAACAGCTAGCAGAACATCCCAATGATGGTTTGTTTGACTCTCTGTTAGATATCCAGAAGAAGCTAACAAATCTCTCTTTGTGA
- a CDS encoding TIGR03364 family FAD-dependent oxidoreductase: MTHSDVIIIGAGIVGLAHALAAAKRGFKVVVFERSSYAVGASVRNFGMIWPIGQPVGQLRDRALTARAIWKEVAAQANFAIDPCGSLHLAYRPDEMVVLEEFVATTPIEDGSLRLLTAAEVADKSPAAVTNGLLGALWSATEMTVDPREAIRKLPPFLAQTYGVEFHFDTAVTAIEHPKVMAGGKVWTGDRIFVCSGADFETLYPALYATSGMTKVKLQMMRTAPQSNHWRLGPSLCGGLTLTHYASFAHCPSLPTLKTRIETETPHFPKWGIHVMVSQNASGELVIGDSHEYGLTHDPFDRSEINQYILDYLHGFAQAPSFEIAETWHGIYAKLPGKTEWIAHPQAGVTVVNALSGAGMTLSFGLAEEVMEVEPQAGRG, encoded by the coding sequence ATGACCCACTCAGACGTAATCATTATTGGTGCTGGAATCGTTGGTTTAGCCCATGCGCTTGCGGCTGCCAAACGAGGTTTTAAGGTAGTGGTATTTGAGCGCAGCAGCTATGCGGTTGGTGCTTCAGTTCGCAATTTCGGCATGATTTGGCCCATTGGTCAGCCCGTCGGTCAACTGCGCGATCGCGCTCTGACGGCTCGTGCCATCTGGAAGGAAGTAGCAGCTCAAGCCAACTTTGCGATCGACCCCTGCGGTTCGCTGCATTTAGCCTACCGCCCTGATGAAATGGTGGTTTTAGAAGAGTTTGTGGCGACAACCCCGATCGAGGATGGTTCGTTGCGGTTATTAACAGCGGCGGAGGTGGCAGACAAAAGCCCTGCGGCGGTGACGAATGGGCTATTGGGGGCACTGTGGAGTGCAACGGAAATGACCGTTGACCCCAGAGAGGCAATTCGCAAGTTGCCTCCGTTTTTGGCACAAACCTATGGAGTGGAGTTCCACTTTGACACCGCAGTTACGGCAATCGAGCACCCCAAGGTGATGGCGGGAGGCAAAGTCTGGACAGGCGATCGCATCTTTGTCTGTAGTGGAGCTGATTTTGAAACCCTCTATCCGGCTCTCTACGCCACTAGCGGCATGACCAAAGTCAAGCTGCAAATGATGCGGACGGCTCCCCAGTCAAATCATTGGCGATTGGGTCCATCGCTGTGTGGCGGGTTAACCCTGACCCACTACGCTTCCTTTGCCCATTGCCCCTCCCTGCCCACCCTCAAAACCCGCATTGAGACGGAAACGCCTCACTTTCCCAAATGGGGAATTCACGTCATGGTGTCTCAAAATGCTAGCGGCGAACTGGTCATTGGGGATTCCCATGAATACGGCTTGACTCACGACCCCTTTGATCGGTCAGAGATTAACCAGTACATTCTTGATTATCTGCATGGGTTTGCTCAGGCACCCTCCTTTGAGATTGCCGAAACCTGGCATGGCATTTATGCCAAACTACCGGGAAAAACAGAGTGGATTGCCCACCCTCAAGCGGGTGTAACGGTGGTGAATGCCCTCAGTGGAGCCGGGATGACGCTGTCATTTGGCTTAGCCGAAGAGGTAATGGAGGTAGAGCCTCAGGCAGGTAGAGGGTAA
- a CDS encoding PAS domain-containing sensor histidine kinase, whose protein sequence is MEISNVHRDITLDGLFEGLFESSSDLMAIAQFNGSLKLVNPAWKAFFGSHSLHDQAIHNVVHPQDQATVIMAFQTLASGRSPAPFEARCQSQDRAYRWFSWTVVPIPGRAIACSIARDITPYKDIENQTTQALQQEKELNKLKSKFISMVSHEFRNPLSTILCSTELLEYYGAQWPRETQQIRLNRIKGAVRHMSQLLSDVLTIGRAESGKLSFRPSPCDVERFCRELIEEVQSSIGLQHVLNLMVQGYRHPVAADKHLLRHILTNLLSNAIKYSPEGSPIYVEVTCTAEQLILCVQDSGIGIPPQDQEQLFTAFHRGSNVGSISGTGLGLAIVKQCVELHGGSITCSSELGQGTQFIVTLAIANSSYSNALSI, encoded by the coding sequence ATGGAGATCAGCAACGTTCACCGAGACATAACGCTTGACGGGCTATTTGAGGGATTGTTTGAGAGTTCCTCTGACCTGATGGCGATCGCCCAGTTCAACGGCTCTCTAAAGTTGGTGAACCCGGCATGGAAGGCATTCTTTGGCAGTCACAGCTTGCATGATCAAGCGATTCACAATGTCGTCCACCCGCAAGATCAAGCCACAGTCATCATGGCGTTTCAAACCCTGGCATCCGGGCGATCGCCTGCTCCTTTTGAGGCGCGGTGTCAGAGCCAGGATCGTGCTTATCGCTGGTTTTCGTGGACTGTGGTGCCGATTCCAGGACGGGCGATCGCCTGTAGCATTGCCCGTGACATCACTCCCTATAAAGATATTGAAAATCAGACCACTCAAGCCCTGCAACAAGAGAAGGAGTTAAACAAGCTCAAGTCTAAATTTATTTCCATGGTGTCTCATGAGTTTCGCAATCCCCTGAGCACGATTTTGTGCTCGACTGAGTTGTTGGAATATTACGGGGCGCAATGGCCACGGGAAACGCAACAGATTCGTCTGAATCGGATCAAGGGTGCCGTTCGTCATATGAGCCAACTGTTGAGTGATGTGCTGACGATTGGCAGAGCTGAATCGGGAAAGCTGTCATTTCGTCCAAGCCCGTGTGATGTAGAGCGGTTTTGCCGCGAGTTAATAGAAGAGGTGCAATCGAGTATTGGGTTGCAGCATGTGTTGAACCTGATGGTGCAGGGATATCGCCATCCTGTTGCTGCTGATAAACATCTGTTGCGTCATATTCTGACCAATCTGCTCTCCAATGCCATCAAATATTCACCGGAAGGTAGCCCTATCTATGTCGAAGTCACCTGCACAGCCGAGCAGCTGATTTTGTGTGTTCAGGATTCTGGAATCGGCATTCCCCCGCAGGATCAAGAGCAACTGTTTACGGCATTTCATCGAGGCAGCAATGTTGGCTCCATCAGTGGAACGGGGTTAGGTTTGGCGATCGTCAAACAATGCGTGGAGTTGCACGGTGGCTCTATTACCTGTTCCAGCGAATTAGGTCAGGGCACTCAATTCATCGTGACACTGGCAATTGCCAACTCCAGCTATAGCAACGCATTGAGCATTTGA
- a CDS encoding M23 family metallopeptidase: MMHNKKIRFGKMLLTAGVALTCFVIFETHQKMLGVAPETIERSPAAAPPTQVTPPPMSPQQARPTPTVQRSPLALAIDQGSPNTAPTQVDPSQLAVNEWVGASFPVENFQTYTSPFGYRRSPTGGYTQEFHYGLDLAAPEGSYIRNWWAGTVVEVSDNSNCGTSVVVESGNWLHIYCHMQGHVASDRNGRFMIDREGGIQIWEGQTVLAGQRIGRVGMTGRTTGPHLHWGLKYDENWVDPALVLRAMYSEQQNAARPGANQGP; the protein is encoded by the coding sequence ATGATGCACAACAAAAAAATTCGTTTTGGCAAAATGCTGTTGACAGCAGGTGTCGCTTTAACCTGCTTCGTGATTTTTGAAACTCACCAAAAGATGTTAGGGGTAGCACCAGAGACGATTGAGCGATCGCCTGCCGCTGCGCCTCCAACCCAGGTCACTCCTCCCCCAATGTCGCCCCAACAGGCACGCCCAACCCCTACCGTCCAGCGATCGCCCCTCGCCTTAGCCATCGATCAGGGGTCACCCAACACCGCTCCAACTCAAGTTGACCCGAGCCAATTAGCCGTCAATGAGTGGGTAGGGGCTTCTTTTCCAGTCGAAAACTTCCAAACCTATACCTCACCCTTTGGCTATCGCCGTTCCCCTACGGGGGGCTACACTCAAGAATTTCACTACGGTTTAGATTTGGCGGCTCCTGAAGGCAGCTACATTCGCAACTGGTGGGCTGGGACTGTTGTCGAAGTGTCAGACAATAGTAATTGTGGTACTTCCGTTGTTGTAGAATCGGGCAACTGGCTACATATTTACTGCCATATGCAGGGACATGTTGCTTCTGATCGCAACGGACGGTTTATGATAGACCGCGAGGGTGGCATCCAAATTTGGGAAGGGCAAACCGTTCTCGCTGGGCAACGCATTGGGCGGGTTGGCATGACCGGGCGCACCACAGGTCCACACCTGCACTGGGGCTTGAAATACGATGAGAACTGGGTTGACCCAGCGTTGGTGTTGCGAGCCATGTATTCTGAGCAGCAAAACGCGGCTCGACCTGGCGCAAATCAGGGACCGTAA
- a CDS encoding hybrid sensor histidine kinase/response regulator, with protein MSTSSSLRLLIVEDSMFDVELLVLALEQAGVDFSYDVADTVLAIEQLLRSHCYDVVLSDYRLPGFTAYKTLDLVRQSKQDIPFILVTGTLGEEAAVECIKAGMTDYVLKDRLFRLPMVLARSLTEFDLRRQQQAANEQIRQQAEQEQLLNQIHRALNSSLDVDYILQKIVRLTGECFQVDRVHLTSFDTEYFKIVCEWRATEDAYTLQHAQFPIAQWADVLDPDSPLWIRNVLHAPDYQNLPHPPERLQKIIDAQIVSLLRVPIIIRNEMFGGLVLMTHTPRTFTDAEIHLLERIADQTAIALTNAQSYEYLEQLVQKRTQELEREKQISETANRAKSEFLTHMSHELRTPLTGILGFSSLLLKEVFGSLNDKQRQYVQGVQSCGQHLLDLINDLLDLSKIEAGKEDLLFETVYVKEICEACISMISEIAHNRGLQVGFTLDPTVSTCKADKRRLRQILFNLLSNAVKFTEAGSVRLDVTQSDRTLHFAVTDTGIGISPDDQLKLFQAFQQLDSGLSRKYEGTGLGLVLAQKLAHLHQGSITVTSTVGQGSCFTLHLPL; from the coding sequence ATGTCAACATCCTCATCCCTACGGTTACTCATTGTCGAGGACTCTATGTTTGATGTGGAGTTGCTGGTGTTGGCTTTAGAACAAGCTGGAGTCGATTTCTCCTATGATGTGGCGGATACGGTGCTAGCGATCGAGCAATTGTTGCGATCGCACTGTTATGACGTGGTGTTGTCTGACTATCGACTGCCGGGGTTTACGGCTTACAAAACCCTCGATCTGGTGCGTCAGTCTAAACAAGACATCCCCTTTATTCTCGTCACAGGCACATTGGGTGAAGAGGCGGCTGTCGAGTGCATTAAGGCAGGAATGACAGACTATGTGTTAAAAGACCGTCTGTTTCGGTTGCCGATGGTGTTGGCGCGATCGCTCACCGAATTTGATTTACGACGACAACAGCAGGCTGCTAATGAGCAGATTCGGCAACAGGCAGAGCAAGAACAGTTGCTGAATCAGATCCATCGAGCCTTGAACTCCAGCCTGGATGTTGATTACATCTTGCAAAAGATTGTCCGCCTGACAGGGGAATGCTTTCAGGTCGATCGCGTACATCTCACCTCGTTCGACACAGAATACTTCAAAATTGTTTGCGAGTGGCGAGCCACGGAAGATGCGTACACCCTGCAACACGCCCAATTTCCGATTGCCCAGTGGGCTGATGTGCTCGATCCCGACTCGCCCTTGTGGATCCGTAACGTCTTGCACGCCCCCGACTATCAAAACTTGCCCCATCCGCCAGAGCGATTACAAAAAATTATCGACGCTCAAATTGTGTCTCTCTTAAGAGTGCCGATTATCATTCGCAATGAAATGTTTGGGGGTTTGGTGCTGATGACGCACACTCCCCGCACCTTTACAGATGCTGAAATTCATTTACTGGAGCGCATCGCCGACCAGACTGCGATCGCCCTCACCAATGCTCAAAGTTATGAGTACCTGGAGCAACTCGTCCAGAAACGAACTCAGGAATTAGAACGAGAAAAGCAAATTTCTGAGACGGCAAATCGTGCCAAAAGTGAATTTTTGACCCACATGAGTCATGAGTTAAGAACTCCGCTAACCGGCATTTTGGGATTTTCAAGCCTGTTATTAAAGGAGGTTTTTGGCTCACTAAACGACAAACAACGACAGTATGTGCAAGGAGTCCAGTCGTGTGGACAACACCTGCTAGACCTGATTAACGATTTGTTAGACTTATCCAAGATTGAGGCGGGCAAAGAGGATTTACTGTTTGAAACCGTTTACGTCAAAGAAATCTGTGAAGCCTGCATCAGCATGATCTCAGAAATTGCCCATAATCGGGGGCTACAGGTCGGTTTCACACTCGATCCAACGGTTTCAACCTGCAAAGCAGACAAACGCCGCCTCAGACAAATTTTGTTTAATTTGCTATCCAATGCGGTCAAGTTTACCGAGGCTGGGTCCGTGCGCCTGGATGTCACTCAAAGCGATCGCACGTTACACTTTGCCGTGACTGACACGGGCATTGGCATCTCACCCGATGACCAACTCAAATTGTTTCAAGCATTTCAACAATTGGATAGCGGACTCAGTCGCAAATATGAAGGGACAGGGTTAGGGCTGGTGTTAGCGCAAAAACTGGCTCATCTGCATCAGGGCAGCATTACAGTGACATCTACGGTTGGTCAAGGCAGTTGTTTTACGCTGCACTTACCGCTGTAA
- a CDS encoding PAS domain-containing sensor histidine kinase yields the protein MREPVLELLTTLLDATSVPPQGYDDRWKTVLVWLQTISDTVIVLAGYSIPLLLLSLRQQQNLPFAKILSLFGVFLATWSTAHILELWTLEYPFSWIVGLVQAGAAGILTYLTWELFRVLPIVASPTHNGSKVTQAAILNAIPDLMVRLSQDGVYLDILESKAIKAFKPMPEILGKRLEDVLPTEIAQTAVQYIRQALTTQEVQVYEYRLDDTDRVQDFEARIVACGTKDVLAIIRDISDRKRSEAERQQTETALTRREAQFRALVQHSSDMIVVVGVDGNRTYVSPSVKAILGYAPEELIGRSAFELIHPEDIPRTQAAFYTAVQQPDAPVKVEIRFQRVDGSWAILECVGSNQLSEPRIAGVVVNCRDVSDRTQAEYEIRQLNEQLERQNRNLEVLVEQRTAELLTFINALPDYIFVVNRDDMRMQFCNDALAQAIGVHSRHEVEGKTIFECFSAEIAAAFAEQNEVVFTTGETLHFQEKYAVVTGTPYLDTFKIPLKRFSGEVYALIGASRDITELVEVRQTLWRQTLELEQTNRELDSFSYSVSHDLRAPLRHIRGFVSALRQQLERGEQVAPKVTHYLNNIDSSTHRMALLIDGLLTLSRVGRHKMERHPVDLRQLVNHAIDLHSPEDDCSIEYQIGNLPTVEGDGTLLQQVFSNLISNAVKFSRDRHPAQIKIGTTVEGAIFIKDNGVGFPMEYANQLFEAFQRLHSQHEFEGTGIGLAIVQRIVQRHSGSIWAESQVNQGATFYFTLNQV from the coding sequence ATGAGAGAACCCGTGCTGGAGCTCTTAACCACGTTACTCGATGCGACGAGTGTCCCACCCCAGGGATACGACGATCGCTGGAAAACTGTCCTTGTCTGGCTACAAACGATTTCAGACACAGTGATCGTTCTGGCGGGCTACTCCATTCCACTGCTTCTACTCTCCTTACGCCAGCAGCAAAATCTGCCTTTTGCCAAGATCCTCAGTTTATTCGGGGTGTTTCTCGCCACCTGGAGCACGGCTCATATTTTAGAACTCTGGACATTAGAATATCCATTTAGCTGGATTGTGGGACTCGTTCAGGCAGGAGCAGCAGGGATTTTAACCTACCTCACCTGGGAGTTGTTTAGAGTTCTGCCCATTGTGGCATCACCCACTCACAATGGCTCTAAAGTCACTCAAGCTGCAATACTTAACGCCATCCCGGACTTGATGGTTCGCTTGAGTCAAGATGGAGTTTACCTCGACATTTTAGAGTCGAAGGCGATCAAGGCGTTTAAGCCAATGCCAGAGATTTTAGGCAAACGCCTGGAGGACGTTTTACCGACTGAGATTGCTCAAACGGCTGTGCAATATATTCGGCAAGCCCTGACAACGCAGGAGGTACAAGTCTACGAATATCGATTGGACGACACCGATCGCGTTCAAGATTTTGAAGCCCGCATTGTTGCCTGTGGCACAAAGGATGTGTTAGCGATTATTCGCGATATCAGCGATCGCAAACGCAGTGAAGCAGAGCGGCAGCAAACAGAAACGGCATTGACTCGACGAGAAGCACAATTTCGCGCTCTGGTACAGCATTCTTCAGACATGATTGTGGTTGTCGGCGTTGATGGCAACCGCACCTACGTCAGTCCCTCCGTCAAAGCAATTTTAGGCTATGCCCCAGAAGAGTTGATTGGGCGCAGTGCCTTTGAGTTGATTCATCCGGAGGATATCCCCCGGACACAAGCTGCTTTTTACACCGCTGTACAACAACCCGACGCCCCGGTCAAAGTTGAGATTCGCTTTCAGCGAGTCGATGGGTCTTGGGCAATTCTAGAGTGTGTGGGCAGCAACCAACTGAGTGAACCGAGGATTGCAGGCGTGGTGGTGAATTGTCGGGATGTCAGCGATCGCACCCAGGCAGAATACGAGATTCGTCAACTCAATGAGCAATTAGAACGGCAGAACCGCAATCTAGAGGTATTAGTCGAGCAACGCACCGCAGAATTGCTCACCTTTATTAATGCTCTGCCCGATTACATCTTTGTGGTCAATCGAGATGATATGCGGATGCAATTTTGCAATGACGCACTGGCACAGGCGATCGGCGTTCACAGTCGGCATGAGGTCGAAGGCAAGACGATTTTTGAGTGTTTTTCGGCGGAAATTGCCGCTGCTTTTGCCGAGCAAAACGAGGTAGTATTTACCACGGGGGAGACGTTACACTTCCAGGAAAAGTATGCGGTGGTGACGGGCACTCCCTATCTCGACACTTTTAAAATTCCCTTAAAACGCTTCAGTGGTGAGGTTTACGCTCTGATCGGTGCCTCTCGCGATATTACAGAGTTAGTCGAGGTGCGCCAGACACTCTGGCGACAAACCCTTGAACTAGAGCAAACCAATCGCGAACTGGATTCCTTTTCCTATTCGGTGTCTCACGACTTGCGTGCGCCTCTACGACACATTCGTGGTTTTGTCAGTGCGTTGCGGCAACAGCTAGAGCGAGGCGAGCAGGTCGCACCCAAAGTAACCCACTACCTCAACAATATTGACAGCAGCACTCACCGGATGGCATTACTGATTGACGGGTTGCTGACCCTGTCACGAGTGGGGCGACACAAGATGGAAAGGCATCCGGTTGACCTGCGCCAGTTAGTGAACCATGCAATTGATCTCCACTCTCCTGAGGATGACTGCTCAATCGAATATCAGATTGGGAATTTGCCAACGGTTGAGGGGGACGGCACCCTGCTCCAACAGGTCTTTAGCAACCTGATTAGCAATGCGGTCAAATTTAGTCGCGATCGCCACCCTGCTCAAATTAAGATTGGCACTACGGTCGAAGGAGCTATTTTTATTAAGGACAATGGGGTAGGGTTTCCCATGGAATACGCCAATCAACTGTTTGAGGCGTTTCAGCGGTTGCACTCACAACATGAGTTTGAGGGCACAGGTATCGGGTTGGCGATCGTCCAGCGCATCGTGCAGCGTCACAGTGGCTCCATTTGGGCAGAGAGCCAGGTCAACCAGGGAGCCACCTTTTATTTCACCTTAAATCAGGTGTGA
- a CDS encoding HetZ-related protein, protein MNVEPLNPPGSSHSDHNTSSNAADTCAATEAQTLLQRDKLTQFLLGEFRTELPDSTASMTVVAQRLAAEVIRICIKSDRIQTSGQVQNWQITLARHRQQKCLAYYKLGSRRGRVDLHSSLSAMVYRHVASSRAQLGFQARYNLIEDFLQSFYIEVMKAFRRENELPDSYTPKTRLELAEYMAFTEHYAKRRITLPGRRSQQLIVLRAQGFARRQPVETAMDIEMAMESAKSEEAELQNRSPLAQQVREQMVTDAVDPSESVLRDRVINELVQYLESQGQSDCVDYLTLKLQDLSVPEIDEILGLTARQRDYLQQRFKYHVEKFARSHRWQLVHQWLGADVDQNLGMPQQQWEAFLAQLTPEQQRLLSLKGLQASDRPLAQRTDEEIAKALNCTPKQVQKRWVKLLELAWQFRNKA, encoded by the coding sequence ATGAACGTCGAACCCTTAAATCCACCCGGATCAAGCCATAGTGACCATAACACCTCCTCCAATGCAGCCGACACTTGCGCTGCCACCGAGGCTCAGACACTGCTTCAACGCGACAAACTGACCCAATTTCTGTTGGGTGAATTTCGCACAGAGTTGCCCGATAGCACCGCGAGCATGACTGTGGTAGCACAACGCCTTGCCGCAGAAGTGATTCGGATTTGTATTAAGAGCGATCGCATTCAAACATCAGGGCAGGTTCAAAACTGGCAAATCACGCTAGCACGGCATCGTCAGCAAAAATGTTTAGCCTACTACAAGCTCGGTTCTCGCCGAGGCAGGGTCGATTTACACAGCAGCCTGAGTGCCATGGTCTACCGCCATGTTGCCTCTAGCCGCGCACAACTTGGGTTTCAAGCTCGTTATAACTTGATCGAAGACTTCTTGCAAAGCTTCTACATTGAGGTGATGAAAGCGTTTCGTCGGGAAAACGAATTGCCCGATAGCTATACGCCCAAAACCCGGTTGGAACTGGCGGAATATATGGCATTCACAGAGCACTATGCCAAACGCCGCATCACGTTGCCCGGTCGCCGCAGTCAACAGTTGATTGTGTTGCGAGCCCAGGGATTTGCCCGTCGCCAACCCGTCGAAACCGCAATGGATATCGAGATGGCGATGGAATCTGCCAAGAGCGAAGAAGCTGAATTGCAGAATCGATCGCCCCTGGCACAACAGGTGCGCGAACAGATGGTGACGGATGCGGTTGATCCCTCGGAGTCGGTGTTGCGCGATCGCGTCATTAACGAGTTAGTGCAGTATCTGGAATCTCAGGGTCAGTCTGATTGCGTTGATTACTTAACGTTAAAACTGCAAGATTTGTCGGTGCCCGAAATTGATGAAATTTTAGGACTGACCGCTCGTCAGCGTGACTATCTGCAACAACGGTTTAAGTATCACGTTGAGAAGTTTGCTCGGTCACATCGCTGGCAACTGGTGCATCAATGGCTGGGTGCTGATGTTGACCAAAACTTAGGGATGCCGCAGCAACAGTGGGAAGCCTTTTTGGCGCAACTCACCCCAGAGCAGCAACGATTGTTATCCCTCAAGGGACTGCAAGCGAGCGATCGCCCCCTGGCTCAGCGTACGGATGAAGAGATCGCCAAAGCCCTCAATTGCACCCCTAAACAGGTACAAAAGCGGTGGGTCAAATTACTAGAACTGGCATGGCAGTTCCGCAACAAAGCGTAA
- a CDS encoding L-threonylcarbamoyladenylate synthase, with protein sequence MATIYTIHPDTPQTREIEHVRGALREGAVMLYPTDTVYAIGCDMNSKAAIERVRRIKQLSNDKPLTFLCSSLSNIAHYAAVTDSAYRIMRRLIPGPFTFLLPATKLVPKLVMNPKRKTTGIRVPDHAICQALLGALENPIISTSANPTDDVEMEIRKSDRVSKAELFDCFEKLVDVIIDDGLDLTYHVSTILDLTTDEPVLVRRGLGWESVPSWAVEAG encoded by the coding sequence ATGGCAACAATTTACACAATCCATCCGGATACGCCTCAGACTCGTGAGATAGAACATGTTAGAGGTGCGCTGCGTGAGGGTGCTGTCATGCTTTATCCCACTGATACAGTCTATGCGATTGGCTGTGACATGAATTCAAAAGCCGCCATAGAGCGGGTCAGACGGATTAAACAATTGTCTAATGATAAACCTTTAACATTTCTCTGCTCATCCCTGTCAAACATCGCCCACTATGCGGCAGTCACTGACAGTGCATACCGAATTATGCGTCGGCTGATTCCGGGTCCGTTTACGTTTCTCCTCCCTGCAACCAAGCTAGTGCCGAAGTTGGTGATGAACCCGAAACGGAAAACGACTGGCATTCGCGTTCCCGACCATGCCATTTGTCAGGCATTGCTAGGCGCGTTGGAGAATCCGATCATTTCGACCTCGGCAAACCCTACGGATGATGTAGAGATGGAAATTCGCAAGAGTGACCGTGTCTCAAAAGCGGAGTTGTTTGACTGCTTTGAGAAATTAGTTGATGTGATTATCGACGATGGGCTTGATCTGACGTATCACGTCTCTACGATTTTAGATTTGACTACGGATGAGCCAGTGCTTGTCCGGCGTGGCTTGGGGTGGGAATCGGTGCCATCGTGGGCAGTCGAGGCAGGCTAA